A genome region from Blautia coccoides includes the following:
- a CDS encoding ROK family transcriptional regulator produces MKLVNQQLIKNTNLKQLYNSIYQNPGTSRAQLSKDSHLSKTAVSSLVDELIARKFVYDSGTGGSTTVGRKPNSLLLRTEQYYVAVLCLEEDRLNAALVDITGTSSIPMQMEVSSPDAYIPLCRDYIEQTVLRQIEKEQLLGICIVVPAMIDPDKREIFATTLNLPEKDFVGELQRTFSDFSVNILNDTACFAYAEKVYTQITEKDFAFINFGKGIGATLFIRNEMLGHACASYTQFGHYSINPKGKLCTCGNRGCLELMIGEGSLKDRITQAGSSPAFKKPSAVTYADLGQASVYGDVVSRKVIREIADEFSLALCNLICMVHPKLIIIGGKGKDLGPVFLQEIQECLHTTGFRRMVDSVSVRYSLLDSSALYNGAMKYFFDIHYNFTQEMDGSFFIG; encoded by the coding sequence ATGAAACTGGTCAATCAACAATTAATCAAAAACACCAATTTAAAACAACTGTACAATTCTATTTACCAGAATCCGGGTACTTCAAGGGCGCAGCTCTCCAAAGATTCCCATCTGAGCAAAACCGCTGTCTCCTCCCTGGTAGATGAATTGATCGCCCGGAAGTTTGTATATGATTCCGGGACAGGCGGAAGTACGACTGTGGGCCGGAAGCCCAACAGCCTGCTTCTCCGCACAGAACAATACTACGTGGCGGTTCTCTGTCTGGAGGAGGACAGGCTGAATGCCGCCCTGGTGGACATTACAGGGACTTCCTCCATCCCTATGCAGATGGAAGTCTCTTCACCTGATGCTTACATTCCTCTGTGCCGGGATTACATAGAACAGACCGTACTCAGACAGATTGAAAAAGAGCAGCTTCTGGGAATCTGTATCGTTGTCCCCGCCATGATAGACCCGGATAAGCGGGAGATATTCGCCACCACTCTGAATCTTCCCGAAAAAGATTTTGTAGGTGAATTGCAGCGGACTTTCTCTGATTTTTCCGTCAACATCCTGAACGATACAGCCTGCTTTGCCTACGCGGAAAAAGTTTATACACAGATCACAGAAAAAGATTTTGCTTTTATCAACTTCGGCAAGGGGATCGGCGCAACTCTCTTTATCCGAAACGAAATGTTGGGGCATGCCTGCGCGTCCTACACCCAGTTTGGCCACTACTCCATTAATCCCAAAGGGAAACTGTGTACCTGCGGGAACAGGGGCTGTCTGGAGCTGATGATCGGGGAGGGGTCTTTAAAGGACAGAATCACCCAGGCAGGAAGCAGTCCTGCATTTAAAAAACCATCTGCTGTCACGTATGCGGATCTGGGGCAGGCCAGCGTATACGGGGATGTGGTCTCCCGCAAAGTGATACGGGAGATTGCCGATGAATTTTCCCTGGCGCTGTGCAACCTGATCTGCATGGTGCATCCAAAACTGATCATTATCGGAGGCAAAGGAAAGGACCTGGGTCCTGTATTTTTACAGGAAATACAGGAATGTCTGCACACCACAGGTTTCCGCCGTATGGTAGATTCCGTCAGCGTGCGCTACAGCCTCTTAGATTCCAGCGCCCTGTACAACGGCGCCATGAAGTATTTTTTTGATATTCATTATAATTTCACGCAGGAGATGGACGGAAGCTTTTTCATCGGATAA